Proteins co-encoded in one Flavobacterium sp. M31R6 genomic window:
- a CDS encoding nucleoside deaminase, with protein MENIFTDEYFMKKALQEAETAFAKGEIPVGAIIVVNNTVIARSHNLTELLNDVTAHAEMQAITAAANFLGGKYLKDCTLYVTLEPCQMCAGALYWSQITKIVYGASDDHRGFMKMGTQLHPKTVVVRGVMANEASELVKRFFAERRK; from the coding sequence ATGGAAAACATCTTTACGGACGAGTACTTTATGAAGAAAGCTTTGCAGGAAGCTGAAACGGCTTTTGCTAAAGGCGAAATCCCTGTGGGAGCTATAATTGTGGTAAATAATACCGTAATTGCCCGAAGTCATAATTTAACCGAATTGCTAAATGACGTTACCGCTCATGCGGAAATGCAGGCCATTACCGCTGCTGCCAATTTCCTTGGCGGAAAATACCTTAAAGATTGCACGCTTTACGTTACATTGGAACCTTGTCAAATGTGCGCCGGAGCTTTGTACTGGAGCCAGATTACCAAAATTGTTTATGGAGCCAGTGATGATCACCGTGGTTTTATGAAAATGGGTACTCAGTTACATCCCAAAACAGTTGTTGTTCGCGGGGTTATGGCGAATGAAGCTTCGGAACTGGTGAAACGGTTTTTTGCTGAGAGAAGAAAATAG
- a CDS encoding alpha-2-macroglobulin, whose protein sequence is MKTKGLIFVFFVCVLFQACGRKSAADFNSDFSLFKEYIVSFTGGIVSAQSDIRVVLAFDNNNWKVNQVLDDDLLDISPNVHGKVVALSNNTIAFIPEKKLDSGTEYQVTLHLDKLNPKVAEKNKELSNFNFTVKIIKQDFIVNTLDVQSYSKEYQYLNCVLKTADNIDFETAKKLVEAEHNGNDLHIVFEKSNAVGKEFKFRIDSIQRVDSASNLEIKYDGSDYDMDQKGTIDFPITALNEFKVIKTELQEGNNQMLSINFSEPLEKGQDFKGLVAIQNTSNLKFSTQGNVLKVYFNNDKAVEKPVEVATEVVVSDSTSVAVDTATVAEPEVVEPESALTSQKLSGELLLEVFQGIESEYGKKLNENYSEKISFDQIKPNVRFIKNGTILPSSSNLKLNFEAVNLSAVDVKVFKIYKNNILQFLQDNELNGTRNLKRVGQPVAKSTLYLNENKLVNPSKWNTFALDLSKIITPEPGAIYRVEFSYKKAYSLYKCENSEADDSDNEEAEEVDEKEVNYSQNAYDDYYYDDYEWRESQDPCSSSYYYNAKIGTNILASDVGVIAKRGENKSYLFAVNNIITTEPISNARVDLYSFQQQKLATGTTSSEGIASFQLDTFAYFAIVTYGTQSTYVRLDDGNSLSVSNFNVSGETLQKGLKGFIYGERGVWRPGDNLYLSFILNDASNKLPLGHPIKFRLSDPNGKVTYQTVQKINEWNHYAFTVPTEADAPTGSWEAMVSVGGAKFYKNIKIETIKPNRLKIKNTFKRAVLSSSYPNTSNLEVTWLHGAVAKNLNVEMQAKFSQQATTFKNYEKYVFDDLVRQFSTEEITVFSGKLDANGKANTAINPKIQGVAPGMLKASFITKVYEEGGDFSTDVISTTYSPFNTYVGLKSPEPNKYGMLETRKVNQFDVVTVDENGRPKSVKNLEVKVYKVEWRWWWDASSDNLSNYNSDDATTSYKTFRINTDSRGKGSVSFALTDEEWGRYLIRVSDEVGGHATALTVNIDWPMWSGKTKNTDASTANMLVFSTDKEKYAVGENAQISFPSSEGGRAFISIENGSKVVQTLWAETKKGETKVSIPITASMAPNVYFNITLLQPHASTKNDLPIRMYGIVPIEVVDKNTILAPKLVMPDVLRPEQSFAVKVSEQSGKAMTYTIAIVDEGLLDLTRFKAPNAWDSFYVREALGVKTWDIYDDVIGAYGGKVNQIFSIGGDQDLGGGKAKKANRFKPVVIFMGPFKLEKGQTKTHQIKLPKYIGSVKTMIVAGDATTSAYGSVEKATPVRSPLMVLASLPRKISPSEKVTIPVTVFAMEKNIKSVTVQIKTNNGLKVIGSATQSLSFAQPDEKMAYFNLAVGSVTGIGKVQIVATSGKEKSVYDVEIDMTNPNPVTNAFTDVILEPNSSKTISWKTFGISGSNKAKLEISSMPTINLNGRLQYLIQYPHGCVEQTTSSVFPQLYLNDIADLDAYRKDLIQKNVTAGITRLGGFQLSNGGITYWQGGTEADDWGSSYAGHFMIEAEKKGYFLPINFKSKWISYQQKEAKQWRFEKRYGNDMAQAYRLYTLALAGAPDLSSMNRLRETKGISNESKLRLAAAYVLAGQKSAGLTLLLNSTIDDDSNYSYYYYGSVDRNRAMALETMLLLGQKQKAFAMATKLAKDMSSDQWMSTQTTAYCLYAMTKFSVSNGAKGIDVQFSKDGKAQTIKTMKTIADRSLVVKMGSNSLTLKNNRKNRLFVRVLNTGILPIGQENAIQSNVSASIVFKNRKGGVINVSKINQGTEFIAEVTVRNQKNEHVENVALSQILPSGFEIVNTRFTDYGDATNNVADYIDIRDDRTNFYFGLKAGEVKTFRILLNASYLGTYYLPGLQCEAMYDNTFLARTKGFWVEVIK, encoded by the coding sequence GTGAAAACAAAAGGATTAATTTTCGTGTTTTTTGTATGTGTTTTGTTTCAGGCTTGCGGCCGAAAATCAGCCGCCGATTTTAATTCCGATTTTTCATTATTTAAAGAGTATATAGTCAGTTTTACGGGGGGAATTGTCTCGGCACAATCGGATATTCGCGTGGTTTTGGCTTTTGATAATAACAATTGGAAAGTCAATCAGGTTTTGGACGATGATTTGTTAGATATTTCTCCAAATGTGCACGGAAAAGTGGTAGCACTTTCGAACAATACGATTGCTTTTATTCCTGAAAAAAAGCTGGACTCGGGTACGGAATATCAGGTGACGCTGCATTTGGATAAACTGAATCCAAAAGTGGCTGAAAAAAATAAGGAACTTTCCAATTTTAATTTCACGGTAAAAATCATCAAGCAGGATTTTATTGTGAACACGCTCGATGTTCAGTCTTACAGCAAGGAATACCAATATCTGAATTGTGTGCTGAAAACAGCAGACAATATCGATTTTGAAACTGCCAAAAAATTGGTTGAAGCCGAACATAACGGTAACGATTTGCATATTGTTTTTGAGAAATCGAATGCGGTTGGCAAAGAATTTAAATTCAGAATCGACAGCATTCAGCGAGTGGATTCTGCAAGTAATCTCGAGATAAAATATGACGGAAGCGATTATGATATGGACCAAAAAGGGACTATTGATTTCCCGATTACGGCACTGAATGAGTTCAAAGTAATAAAAACCGAATTGCAGGAGGGAAATAACCAAATGTTGTCTATTAATTTCTCGGAACCATTGGAGAAAGGACAGGATTTTAAAGGATTGGTGGCAATTCAAAATACCAGTAATTTAAAGTTTTCTACACAAGGAAATGTATTGAAAGTTTACTTTAATAATGACAAAGCCGTTGAAAAACCGGTTGAAGTGGCTACTGAAGTTGTAGTTTCAGATTCTACTTCTGTTGCTGTCGATACTGCCACAGTCGCAGAACCTGAAGTTGTGGAACCTGAATCTGCGCTTACTTCCCAAAAGCTCTCAGGAGAATTATTGCTGGAAGTTTTTCAAGGGATTGAAAGTGAATACGGCAAGAAATTAAATGAAAATTACTCCGAGAAGATTTCATTTGATCAAATTAAACCCAACGTTCGTTTCATCAAGAACGGTACTATTTTGCCAAGTTCCAGTAATTTAAAACTTAATTTTGAAGCCGTAAATCTAAGTGCGGTTGATGTCAAAGTGTTTAAAATTTACAAAAACAACATTCTTCAATTTCTTCAGGACAATGAGCTGAATGGTACTCGAAATTTGAAAAGGGTCGGACAGCCCGTTGCTAAATCAACGCTTTATCTCAATGAAAACAAGTTAGTCAATCCAAGCAAATGGAACACTTTTGCTTTGGATTTGTCCAAAATTATAACTCCAGAACCGGGGGCTATTTACAGAGTGGAGTTCTCGTATAAAAAAGCCTATTCTTTATACAAATGTGAAAACTCAGAAGCAGATGATAGCGACAATGAGGAAGCAGAAGAAGTGGATGAAAAAGAGGTGAATTACAGTCAAAACGCCTACGATGATTACTACTATGACGATTATGAATGGAGGGAAAGTCAAGATCCATGTTCCAGTTCGTATTATTATAATGCCAAGATCGGAACCAATATTTTGGCGTCGGATGTTGGGGTAATTGCCAAAAGAGGAGAAAATAAATCGTATTTATTTGCCGTAAACAATATCATTACTACCGAACCCATTTCAAATGCAAGAGTGGACTTGTATAGTTTTCAACAGCAAAAATTGGCTACAGGCACAACAAGTAGTGAAGGGATTGCCAGTTTTCAGTTGGACACCTTTGCCTATTTTGCCATTGTGACTTATGGAACGCAATCCACTTATGTACGTCTCGATGACGGAAATTCGTTGTCAGTGAGTAATTTTAATGTTTCGGGCGAAACGTTGCAGAAAGGTCTCAAAGGCTTTATTTATGGGGAACGCGGGGTTTGGCGTCCTGGCGATAATTTGTATTTGTCTTTTATTTTGAACGATGCTTCGAATAAATTGCCGTTGGGACATCCTATAAAATTCAGATTGAGCGATCCTAACGGAAAAGTGACGTATCAAACGGTTCAAAAAATAAATGAGTGGAATCATTACGCTTTTACCGTGCCAACAGAAGCAGATGCACCAACGGGAAGTTGGGAGGCAATGGTCAGTGTCGGTGGAGCGAAGTTTTACAAAAACATCAAAATCGAAACCATCAAACCGAATCGTTTGAAAATTAAAAATACGTTCAAAAGAGCGGTGCTTTCGTCTTCGTACCCAAACACAAGTAATCTTGAGGTGACGTGGCTTCACGGGGCTGTCGCCAAAAATTTGAATGTCGAAATGCAGGCTAAATTTTCACAACAAGCAACGACTTTCAAGAATTATGAAAAGTATGTTTTTGATGATTTGGTACGACAATTCAGCACTGAGGAAATTACTGTTTTTTCGGGTAAATTAGATGCCAACGGAAAAGCCAATACTGCTATAAATCCAAAAATACAAGGAGTGGCGCCTGGTATGCTCAAGGCTTCGTTCATCACAAAAGTGTATGAGGAAGGCGGTGATTTCAGTACTGATGTTATCTCGACTACCTATTCTCCATTCAATACTTATGTTGGTTTGAAATCACCGGAGCCTAATAAATACGGTATGTTGGAAACCCGTAAAGTGAATCAATTTGATGTTGTTACAGTTGATGAAAACGGCAGACCAAAATCGGTCAAAAATCTGGAAGTAAAAGTCTATAAAGTAGAATGGCGCTGGTGGTGGGATGCTTCAAGCGATAATCTGTCTAATTATAACTCGGATGATGCTACGACTTCCTATAAAACTTTTAGAATAAACACTGATTCAAGAGGGAAAGGGAGTGTAAGTTTTGCATTGACCGATGAAGAGTGGGGACGTTATTTAATTAGAGTCTCCGATGAGGTTGGAGGACACGCTACGGCTTTAACTGTAAATATCGATTGGCCAATGTGGTCTGGGAAAACCAAAAACACTGATGCTTCAACGGCGAATATGTTGGTTTTTTCTACCGATAAAGAAAAATATGCTGTGGGCGAAAATGCTCAAATTTCTTTCCCTTCGAGTGAAGGGGGAAGGGCTTTTATCTCTATCGAAAATGGTTCGAAAGTAGTGCAAACACTTTGGGCAGAAACCAAAAAAGGAGAAACGAAAGTAAGTATTCCAATTACGGCTTCGATGGCGCCGAATGTGTATTTCAATATTACGTTGTTGCAACCACACGCTTCGACCAAGAACGATTTACCAATACGTATGTACGGAATTGTTCCGATTGAAGTCGTGGACAAAAACACGATACTCGCTCCTAAATTAGTGATGCCTGATGTGTTACGTCCGGAACAGTCATTTGCTGTAAAAGTAAGCGAGCAATCCGGCAAAGCAATGACTTATACAATTGCGATTGTTGATGAAGGTTTGCTAGATTTAACGCGTTTCAAAGCTCCAAACGCTTGGGATAGTTTTTATGTTCGAGAAGCTTTGGGTGTAAAAACCTGGGACATTTATGATGATGTGATTGGTGCCTATGGTGGAAAAGTGAATCAGATTTTCAGTATTGGTGGTGACCAAGATTTGGGTGGCGGTAAAGCTAAAAAAGCGAATCGTTTCAAACCAGTTGTGATTTTTATGGGGCCTTTTAAATTGGAGAAAGGTCAAACCAAAACCCATCAGATAAAATTACCTAAATACATTGGTTCGGTAAAAACAATGATTGTTGCTGGTGATGCGACTACAAGTGCCTATGGAAGTGTTGAAAAAGCAACTCCTGTGCGCAGTCCGTTGATGGTTTTGGCTTCGTTGCCGAGAAAAATTTCTCCATCTGAAAAAGTGACGATTCCGGTTACTGTTTTTGCAATGGAAAAAAACATCAAAAGCGTTACGGTTCAGATTAAAACCAATAATGGATTAAAAGTTATAGGTAGCGCAACACAAAGCTTATCATTTGCCCAACCTGACGAAAAAATGGCCTATTTCAATTTGGCTGTTGGTTCTGTTACCGGAATTGGAAAAGTGCAGATTGTGGCGACTTCGGGCAAGGAAAAATCCGTATATGATGTAGAGATTGATATGACGAATCCTAATCCTGTTACCAATGCGTTTACAGACGTGATTTTGGAACCAAACAGTTCTAAAACTATTTCTTGGAAAACGTTTGGTATTTCGGGAAGCAACAAAGCAAAATTGGAGATTTCTTCGATGCCAACCATCAATTTGAATGGAAGATTGCAGTATTTGATCCAATATCCTCACGGTTGTGTGGAGCAAACTACATCGTCTGTTTTTCCGCAATTGTATTTGAATGATATTGCCGATTTGGATGCCTATCGCAAAGATTTGATTCAAAAAAATGTAACCGCAGGAATTACCCGACTGGGAGGTTTTCAATTATCGAATGGTGGAATAACGTATTGGCAAGGCGGTACAGAGGCAGATGATTGGGGTTCTTCCTATGCCGGGCATTTTATGATAGAAGCAGAGAAAAAAGGATATTTTTTGCCTATCAACTTTAAATCAAAATGGATTTCGTATCAACAAAAAGAAGCCAAACAATGGCGATTTGAAAAACGATACGGTAATGATATGGCTCAAGCGTATCGCTTGTACACCTTAGCATTGGCGGGTGCACCCGATTTGTCTTCAATGAACAGATTACGTGAAACCAAAGGTATTTCGAACGAAAGTAAATTGCGTTTGGCTGCGGCTTATGTATTGGCTGGACAAAAATCAGCGGGTTTGACTTTATTATTGAACAGTACAATTGATGATGATTCTAACTACAGTTATTACTATTATGGTTCTGTCGATAGAAACCGTGCAATGGCTTTGGAAACGATGTTATTGCTTGGGCAAAAGCAAAAAGCATTTGCAATGGCAACAAAATTGGCCAAAGATATGTCAAGTGACCAATGGATGAGTACGCAAACTACAGCTTATTGCCTTTATGCAATGACCAAGTTTTCGGTAAGCAACGGTGCCAAAGGAATCGATGTTCAGTTTAGTAAAGACGGAAAAGCGCAAACTATCAAAACGATGAAAACGATCGCAGATAGAAGTTTGGTTGTAAAAATGGGCTCGAATAGTTTGACTCTAAAAAACAATAGAAAAAACAGGTTATTTGTTCGTGTGCTGAATACAGGAATTCTACCAATAGGGCAGGAAAATGCTATTCAAAGTAATGTTTCGGCTTCTATTGTTTTCAAAAATAGAAAAGGGGGCGTTATTAATGTGTCCAAAATTAATCAGGGAACAGAGTTTATTGCTGAAGTAACCGTTAGAAACCAGAAAAATGAGCATGTAGAAAATGTAGCATTATCTCAAATTTTGCCTTCGGGTTTCGAAATTGTAAATACCCGTTTCACGGATTACGGAGACGCAACCAATAACGTAGCCGATTATATTGATATTCGCGATGACAGGACGAACTTCTATTTTGGACTGAAAGCTGGAGAAGTAAAAACTTTTAGAATATTATTGAATGCTTCTTATTTAGGAACCTATTATTTGCCAGGATTGCAATGCGAAGCGATGTATGACAATACATTTTTGGCAAGAACCAAAGGTTTTTGGGTTGAGGTGATAAAGTAA
- the pbpC gene encoding penicillin-binding protein 1C, whose protein sequence is MKNKLIAFLQRIITWIKQHKFKSSMTFLLLVVYYFSLPRTLFQEPYSTVIESKEGELLGAKIALDGQWRFPAQDSVPDKFKKCIVYFEDEYFYKHPGFNPVAMVNAFQQNRKAGKVVRGGSTLTQQVIRLSRNGKRRTYFEKIIELILATRLEWGYSKNEILELYASHAPFGGNVVGLEMASWRYFGVQSHQLSWAESATLAVLPNAPSLIYPGKNQIKLLSKRNRLLLKLNQEGIIDKQTYELSIDEPLPQKPYDLPQIAPHLLQRVAKNQVGTRVKTTIEIGLQNRVNQIAKYYYSQYKQNEVHNLAILVIDVSNRKVLSYVGNSPTDGNHQKDVDIIDAPRSTGSILKPLLYGAMLDDGELLPNTLVADIPTQISGYTPQNFNLTFDGAVPAHRALSRSLNIPAVLMLQDFGVNRFYEELQRFKLRDISKPPDHYGLSLILGGAESNLWDLCRTYAGLSSTLNYFNRNQGQYRINEFAELNYDDNFQVDFGDETKQKNILGAGSIWLTYNAMEQVNRPEGDEAWKFYDSSLKIAWKTGTSFGNRDAWAIGTNARYVVGVWVGNATGEGRPTLTGVTSAAPILFDVFNLLPRQRWFDTPYKDLEEVEVCSLSGHLAKEGCPVIKQLVPKKGKNTSICPYHKTVHLDKTQQFQVNSSCENIENIVTKNWFVLPPVMAWYYKSQHIEYQPLPLFRNDCMGMQTATMDFIYPKTNSKIYLTKNFNSEVQPVILKVAHSQRESKLFWYVDNVYKGATKTFHEMPISATTGFHYITVVDEFGNEIRRKIEIVKE, encoded by the coding sequence TTGAAAAACAAACTAATAGCGTTTCTACAACGCATAATCACTTGGATAAAACAGCATAAATTTAAATCATCAATGACATTTTTGCTGTTGGTGGTTTATTATTTTTCGTTGCCTAGAACTCTTTTTCAGGAACCTTATTCTACGGTGATAGAAAGTAAAGAAGGAGAATTGCTTGGTGCCAAAATTGCACTTGATGGACAATGGAGATTCCCAGCACAGGACAGCGTCCCTGACAAATTCAAGAAGTGTATCGTCTATTTTGAAGACGAATATTTTTATAAACATCCCGGATTCAATCCTGTGGCGATGGTCAATGCTTTTCAGCAAAACAGAAAAGCAGGTAAAGTCGTTCGCGGTGGAAGTACGTTGACACAACAAGTCATTCGTTTGTCCAGAAATGGGAAAAGGAGAACTTATTTTGAAAAAATAATCGAACTTATTCTTGCAACGAGATTAGAGTGGGGTTATTCTAAAAACGAAATTTTGGAATTATATGCATCTCACGCCCCTTTTGGCGGAAATGTGGTAGGTCTCGAAATGGCTTCTTGGCGGTATTTTGGCGTGCAATCTCATCAATTGTCTTGGGCGGAGAGTGCTACTTTGGCCGTTTTGCCCAATGCACCCAGTTTGATTTATCCCGGAAAAAACCAAATCAAATTATTGAGTAAACGCAACCGACTTTTGTTAAAGCTAAACCAAGAGGGAATTATCGACAAGCAGACCTACGAACTTTCGATAGATGAGCCTTTGCCTCAAAAGCCATATGATTTACCTCAAATTGCACCTCATTTATTGCAACGCGTTGCTAAGAATCAGGTAGGAACTCGGGTGAAAACTACGATAGAAATTGGACTGCAAAACAGGGTCAATCAAATTGCAAAGTATTATTACAGTCAATACAAGCAAAATGAAGTTCATAATTTGGCTATTTTGGTTATTGATGTGTCTAATAGAAAAGTATTGAGTTATGTTGGCAATTCGCCTACGGACGGCAACCATCAAAAGGATGTAGACATTATTGACGCGCCAAGAAGCACGGGTAGTATTCTTAAACCGCTCTTGTATGGAGCTATGCTCGACGATGGCGAGTTATTGCCCAATACTTTAGTGGCTGATATTCCAACACAGATTTCGGGTTATACACCTCAAAATTTCAACTTGACATTTGACGGCGCGGTTCCGGCGCATCGAGCATTGTCGCGCTCGTTGAATATTCCTGCCGTATTGATGCTACAGGATTTCGGGGTGAATAGATTTTATGAAGAATTACAGCGATTCAAATTGCGGGATATTTCAAAACCGCCAGATCATTACGGCTTATCGCTTATTTTGGGGGGAGCCGAAAGTAATTTGTGGGATTTGTGCCGAACGTATGCCGGTTTGTCCTCAACTTTGAATTATTTTAATAGAAATCAAGGACAATACAGAATCAATGAATTTGCCGAATTAAATTATGATGATAATTTTCAAGTCGATTTTGGAGATGAGACTAAGCAAAAAAACATCTTGGGAGCAGGCTCGATTTGGCTAACTTATAACGCAATGGAACAAGTCAATCGCCCCGAAGGAGATGAAGCTTGGAAATTTTATGACAGTTCGCTCAAGATTGCTTGGAAAACGGGAACAAGTTTCGGAAATCGTGATGCGTGGGCGATAGGAACTAATGCCAGATATGTGGTAGGTGTATGGGTAGGAAATGCAACAGGCGAGGGGAGACCTACATTGACAGGAGTTACCAGCGCAGCACCCATTTTGTTTGATGTTTTTAATCTGTTGCCAAGACAGCGATGGTTCGATACTCCGTATAAAGATTTGGAAGAAGTTGAAGTTTGCAGTTTGAGCGGTCATTTGGCCAAAGAAGGTTGTCCTGTCATAAAACAGCTCGTTCCCAAAAAAGGGAAAAACACTTCCATTTGTCCGTATCACAAAACGGTGCATTTGGACAAAACACAGCAATTTCAAGTCAACAGTAGTTGCGAAAACATAGAGAATATTGTGACCAAAAATTGGTTTGTATTGCCGCCCGTAATGGCTTGGTATTATAAAAGCCAGCATATCGAGTACCAGCCACTACCTCTATTTCGAAATGATTGCATGGGAATGCAAACGGCAACAATGGATTTTATTTATCCCAAAACGAATAGCAAAATCTATCTGACCAAAAATTTCAACAGCGAGGTACAGCCTGTGATTCTAAAAGTGGCTCATTCGCAACGCGAAAGCAAACTGTTTTGGTATGTCGATAATGTTTACAAAGGCGCAACCAAAACTTTCCATGAAATGCCTATTTCGGCTACGACGGGGTTTCACTACATTACTGTTGTTGATGAATTTGGAAACGAAATCCGAAGAAAAATTGAGATTGTAAAAGAGTAG
- a CDS encoding DMT family transporter, which produces MMSKQLKWVYLFVLSLIWGSSFILIKKGLIGLTAFQLGSLRIIFAAIFLLLIGFKSLVKIPHHQWKYIALTSLFGTFVPAYLFAIAETQIDSSITAILNSLTPLNTLILGAAFFGITFRRSQIWGVIIGLFGSMLLVFNGAVNHPEQNYYYAILVLIASVCYATNVNLIKRYLSDLTPLSITTGNFLILLFPALGILYFTDFFEVVHAEKVQHSLWFILILGVVGTGIANVIFFKLIQVSSPVFATSVTYLIPIVAFFWGLLDNEVLTFVQCIGAFIILVGVYLSAKK; this is translated from the coding sequence ATGATGTCGAAGCAATTGAAGTGGGTTTATTTGTTTGTTCTATCCTTAATTTGGGGAAGTTCTTTTATATTGATAAAAAAAGGGTTGATCGGATTGACCGCTTTTCAATTGGGATCATTGCGCATTATTTTTGCGGCAATTTTTCTGCTCCTGATTGGGTTTAAGAGTTTGGTTAAAATTCCGCATCATCAATGGAAATATATTGCATTAACTTCACTATTCGGAACATTTGTGCCAGCTTATCTTTTTGCGATAGCCGAGACCCAAATCGACAGTTCGATAACGGCTATTTTAAATTCATTAACGCCACTGAACACACTGATTTTGGGAGCCGCTTTTTTTGGAATTACTTTCAGGAGAAGCCAAATTTGGGGCGTAATCATTGGTCTTTTTGGAAGTATGCTTCTAGTTTTTAACGGAGCAGTCAACCATCCCGAACAAAATTACTATTATGCTATTCTGGTTTTGATAGCTTCGGTATGTTATGCCACGAATGTTAACTTAATCAAAAGATACTTATCAGATTTGACGCCTTTGAGCATTACGACCGGGAATTTTTTAATCCTGCTATTTCCTGCTTTGGGGATTTTGTATTTTACTGATTTTTTTGAGGTTGTCCACGCTGAAAAAGTACAGCACTCTCTTTGGTTTATATTGATTTTGGGAGTTGTCGGAACAGGAATTGCCAACGTTATATTCTTTAAATTGATTCAGGTTTCGTCACCAGTCTTTGCAACTTCGGTTACTTATTTAATTCCTATTGTTGCTTTCTTTTGGGGATTGCTGGATAATGAGGTATTGACATTTGTTCAGTGTATTGGCGCTTTTATAATTTTGGTGGGCGTTTATTTATCGGCTAAAAAGTAG
- a CDS encoding heavy-metal-associated domain-containing protein, with amino-acid sequence MNFTKSIAIIALSGLLFASCKDNKAEVKTEAASTEATAPKVKKEIAAANLQTASFKIEGMTCAIGCAATIQEELTALDGVQTAKVDFDKKLATVTFDKTVQTPESLTKVVQAAGDGKTYKVSNMKS; translated from the coding sequence ATGAATTTTACAAAATCAATCGCAATTATAGCACTTTCAGGATTGCTTTTTGCAAGCTGTAAAGACAATAAGGCCGAAGTAAAAACCGAAGCCGCTTCAACTGAAGCAACAGCTCCAAAAGTTAAAAAAGAAATTGCTGCCGCCAATTTACAAACAGCAAGTTTCAAAATAGAAGGAATGACTTGCGCCATAGGTTGTGCCGCAACAATTCAAGAAGAACTGACAGCACTAGATGGCGTTCAAACCGCCAAAGTAGATTTTGACAAAAAACTGGCTACTGTAACTTTTGACAAAACCGTTCAAACTCCAGAAAGCTTAACCAAAGTGGTTCAAGCAGCAGGTGACGGAAAAACATACAAAGTTTCCAATATGAAGTCCTAA
- the gldD gene encoding gliding motility lipoprotein GldD produces the protein MLKKFIAIALLFTFFYTVVGCKNDVLPKPASYLRLDYPEAEYVTLKGHCPFEFDMNSKAIIKEDKDCGYSITYPKMKATIYLTYKPVNGNIKALLRDAQKLTYEHVIKADDILEQPYLNPDKKVYGMFYQVDGNAATNSQFYATDSIKHFVTGSVYFYAKPNFDSIMPAASYIKNDMQRLMETIKWK, from the coding sequence ATGCTTAAAAAATTTATAGCTATAGCGCTACTTTTTACATTCTTTTATACTGTAGTTGGATGTAAAAATGATGTTTTGCCTAAACCAGCCAGTTATTTAAGACTAGATTACCCCGAAGCGGAATATGTCACACTTAAAGGTCATTGCCCATTTGAATTTGATATGAATTCCAAAGCAATTATAAAAGAAGACAAAGATTGTGGATATTCTATCACATATCCAAAGATGAAAGCTACTATTTACCTGACCTATAAACCTGTAAACGGCAATATAAAAGCGCTGCTTAGGGATGCTCAAAAATTAACTTACGAGCATGTCATCAAAGCGGATGACATATTAGAACAACCATATCTAAACCCAGATAAAAAAGTGTATGGAATGTTTTATCAAGTAGATGGAAATGCTGCTACCAATTCCCAGTTTTACGCTACTGACAGCATCAAGCATTTTGTAACAGGTTCGGTTTATTTTTATGCCAAACCCAATTTTGATTCCATTATGCCGGCTGCCAGTTATATCAAAAACGACATGCAGCGTTTGATGGAAACCATAAAATGGAAATAA